The Primulina tabacum isolate GXHZ01 chromosome 7, ASM2559414v2, whole genome shotgun sequence genome includes a window with the following:
- the LOC142550968 gene encoding uncharacterized protein LOC142550968, which yields MEGGKKSGSSFTSDLFGSKDSDVAASSSGIFGSIFAPASKCPQAVGNDSLHMPEKEKKHDSGSQSWNSKTAVSESSAVKGEGNFQRSEGKDMGPFYPGENVHPCHYSSSIYYGGQDLYSRPQTAQSTVFTTFNKDGGEDDSDGASRGNWWQGSLYY from the exons ATGGAGGGAGGGAAGAAATCGGGTTCTTCATTCACCTCTGACCTTTTCGGGTCGAAGGATTCTGACGTCGCTGCTTCATCTTCTGGGATTTTTGGGTCAATTTTTGCGCCAGCCTCTAAG TGTCCTCAGGCCGTAGGCAATGATTCTCTGCATATGCCGGAGAAAGAGAAGAAGCATGATTCTGGAAGTCAGAGTTGGAATAGCAAGACTGCTGTTTCTG AAAGCAGTGCTGTAAAAGGTGAAGGCAACTTCCAGAGGTCGGAAGGCAAGGATATGGGTCCGTTTTATCCGGGAGAAAATGTGCATCCTTGTCATTATAGCTCGTCAATTTACTATGGAGGTCAAGACCTTTATTCTCGACCTCAGACTGCCCAGAGCACTGTGTTCACTACT TTCAATAAAGATGGAGGAGAAGATGACTCGGATGGTGCTTCAAGAGGAAACTGGTGGCAGG GTTCTCTTTATTACTAG
- the LOC142551785 gene encoding uncharacterized protein LOC142551785: MSILHLYGSVSTPLQSLSSANSVAGGSMSVHVLFLNTKISKLSLTSPSNIPSEMMTIRMGGGPRTYPGGVTKWQWKRMQAKKAKQLLQARLARERQIYDMRKRAELKAAVSELERPWERIEKPPSLFSISADEQLKVLADRFQKPGGFDLWSDRDGPELFRPDNGLPSTRFFPKGVVHSVKPYGRVGKKGDGFDELGSLSTEEDTGTSGADGKASLQRKGIYRNPKRRSQSEFEKGSNGVDFGSHSENVTQEYQNTKVSKERYGKKGYSREPLHDSKMRFQSSRRSGRLDASSGDPR; the protein is encoded by the coding sequence ATGTCAATTCTTCATCTTTATGGCTCCGTTTCAACACCGCTTCAATCTCTCTCATCTGCTAATTCGGTGGCGGGCGGATCGATGTCGGTACACGTGTTGTTCCTCAACACAAAAATCTCAAAACTTTCCCTCACTAGCCCGAGTAATATTCCATCGGAAATGATGACGATTAGGATGGGAGGTGGGCCAAGAACGTATCCAGGAGGGGTCACGAAGTGGCAGTGGAAGAGAATGCAGGCCAAGAAAGCCAAACAGCTGCTTCAGGCCCGTTTAGCCCGAGAGCGACAAATCTATGACATGAGAAAACGGGCAGAGCTGAAGGCGGCGGTTTCCGAACTCGAAAGACCGTGGGAGAGGATTGAGAAGCCTCCATCTTTGTTTTCCATCAGTGCTGACGAGCAGTTGAAGGTGCTGGCGGATAGGTTTCAGAAGCCTGGTGGGTTCGACTTGTGGTCTGACAGAGACGGCCCGGAATTGTTCAGGCCCGATAATGGGCTTCCGTCAACAAGGTTTTTCCCGAAAGGGGTTGTTCATAGTGTAAAACCTTACGGTAGAGTTGGGAAAAAAGGTGATGGGTTTGATGAATTAGGGAGCTTGAGCACAGAAGAAGATACAGGGACGAGTGGAGCTGATGGAAAGGCGAGTTTGCAGAGAAAAGGGATTTACAGGAATCCCAAGAGGAGGTCGCAAAGTGAATTCGAGAAAGGAAGCAATGGGGTTGATTTTGGGTCGCATTCTGAGAATGTTACACAAGAATATCAAAATACCAAAGTTTCGAAGGAAAGATATGGAAAGAAGGGCTATAGTAGAGAGCCTTTGCATGATTCAAAAATGAGATTTCAATCTAGCAGGCGCAGTGGTAGGCTGGATGCTAGTTCTGGTGATCCCCGCTGA
- the LOC142551784 gene encoding uncharacterized protein LOC142551784 encodes MTGEAVNPKAYPLADAQLTITIMDLVQQAANYKQLKKGANEATKTLNRGISEFIVMAADTEPLEILLHLPLLAEDKNVPYVFVPSKQALGRACGVTRPVIACSVTSNEGSQLKSQIQQLKDAIEKLLI; translated from the exons ATG ACTGGAGAAGCTGTGAATCCAAAAGCGTATCCGTTGGCAGATGCCCAGCTAACCATCACAATCATGGACCTCGTTCAACAAGCTGCAAATTACAAACAACTTAAGAAGGGTGCTAATGAAG CAACTAAGACTCTCAACAGAGGAATTTCAGAGTTCATTGTTATGGCAGCTGACACTGAGCCTCTCGAAATTCTTCTTCACCTTCCGCTTCTTGCTGAAGACAAG AATGTGCCTTATGTTTTTGTTCCATCAAAGCAAGCTCTTGGTAGGGCATGTGGAGTTACCAGACCAGTTATAGCTTGTTCAGTGACCAGCAACGAAGGCAGCCAATTGAAATCTCAAATACAGCAACTGAAG GATGCCATCGAGAAGCTTCTGATATGA